From the Oleiphilus messinensis genome, one window contains:
- a CDS encoding alpha/beta fold hydrolase: protein MNSAPRSQTGVIAKHYLSHPKTASSQDELENWRPKTSFFSMVDLLTRALPLVQNRDAFVDGHRIRYLDIGSSNHQPVVLLHGFSASKENWLSMVFSLLKRRYRLLIPDLPGFGMSSFRAAQRYSYEIQANRLADWYEKLHLGPAHWVGSSMGGAIAAGIASARPEGVKTLTLMNAAGVSTHSRSPMEDGLVTGDNVLIPDSYRDVEKLFRFTTHRSQGLWARTFPAVLAKDMLHRRPVHRKIFQDMLTPAIPTEEVLMKIKTPTFILWGNRDRIIDVSCVALFEQLIPHAQSKILKGIGHLPMIESPELTARCLHKFWMTPTA, encoded by the coding sequence ATGAATTCCGCACCACGCAGCCAAACTGGCGTTATCGCTAAACATTATCTGAGTCACCCGAAAACAGCCAGTTCGCAAGACGAATTGGAAAACTGGCGACCTAAAACATCCTTTTTCTCAATGGTTGATCTGCTGACTCGGGCATTGCCTTTGGTTCAAAACCGGGATGCTTTTGTGGATGGCCATAGAATACGATACCTTGATATCGGCAGTAGCAATCATCAGCCGGTTGTCCTGTTACATGGTTTCAGCGCCAGCAAGGAAAACTGGCTTTCGATGGTTTTTTCTCTGCTCAAGCGTCGTTACCGTTTGCTGATTCCGGATTTACCGGGGTTTGGCATGAGCAGTTTTCGCGCAGCGCAACGCTACAGCTATGAAATACAGGCCAATCGATTGGCGGATTGGTATGAAAAGCTACACCTCGGCCCCGCTCATTGGGTGGGCAGTTCTATGGGCGGTGCTATTGCCGCAGGCATTGCCAGTGCACGGCCTGAGGGGGTAAAAACCCTCACACTGATGAACGCTGCCGGGGTGTCCACCCACAGCCGGAGCCCGATGGAAGACGGCCTGGTTACCGGAGACAATGTACTGATTCCCGATTCCTATCGCGATGTAGAAAAACTGTTTCGGTTCACAACTCATCGCAGCCAGGGATTATGGGCACGGACATTCCCTGCGGTTCTTGCAAAGGATATGTTGCATCGACGCCCGGTACACCGCAAGATATTTCAGGATATGTTGACCCCGGCTATCCCGACAGAAGAAGTTCTGATGAAGATAAAAACCCCCACTTTTATTCTCTGGGGCAACCGGGATCGAATTATTGATGTCAGCTGTGTAGCCCTGTTTGAGCAATTGATACCCCATGCTCAAAGCAAGATTCTGAAAGGAATTGGTCATCTGCCGATGATTGAATCACCGGAGTTGACCGCCCGATGCCTGCACAAATTCTGGATGACGCCGACAGCCTGA
- a CDS encoding D-2-hydroxyacid dehydrogenase codes for MKGAFLDGNSLGLDIDQSRLEAVLDPLETYEHTAPEDVVSRLAGVDIAVVNKVQLNEAHFAQLPDLKMIAVTATGTNNIDMAAAEARGIRVYNVERYGRPTIVQHTFSLILALANRLLDYDSDVRSGHWNKSDMFCLMGHPIVELDGKKMGVVGYGDLGQGVARMAEAFGMDVMIAARPGQSTDSVDGLPRVPLDQMLPKVDVLSIHCLLSPETRNLIDAAALAKMKQSAFLINVARGGIVDELALADALRSGRLAGAGIDVLTEEPPVQGNVLLDQSIPNLIVTPHCAWASKEARQRLLEKTADNIAAFIG; via the coding sequence ATGAAAGGCGCATTTTTAGACGGCAATAGTCTGGGATTGGATATCGATCAATCACGTCTTGAGGCGGTGCTAGACCCGTTGGAAACCTATGAGCACACGGCACCAGAAGATGTTGTTTCCAGGTTGGCAGGTGTTGATATTGCTGTTGTCAATAAAGTTCAATTGAATGAAGCCCATTTTGCACAGCTCCCTGATTTAAAAATGATTGCGGTCACCGCGACCGGGACGAATAACATTGATATGGCTGCGGCAGAAGCTCGTGGAATAAGGGTATACAATGTTGAGCGGTATGGACGGCCCACTATCGTACAACACACTTTTTCCCTGATTCTTGCATTAGCGAACCGGCTTTTGGATTATGATTCCGATGTTCGATCTGGCCACTGGAACAAGAGTGACATGTTTTGCCTCATGGGACATCCAATTGTCGAGCTTGATGGCAAGAAAATGGGCGTCGTCGGCTATGGTGATTTAGGCCAGGGTGTTGCCCGAATGGCAGAAGCGTTTGGCATGGATGTTATGATCGCCGCGAGGCCGGGGCAGTCTACGGACTCCGTTGATGGCTTACCCAGAGTACCGCTCGACCAAATGCTGCCCAAAGTGGATGTTTTGTCCATTCACTGTTTATTGAGCCCTGAAACCCGGAACTTGATTGATGCCGCCGCGTTAGCGAAAATGAAACAATCCGCGTTTTTAATTAACGTTGCCCGTGGTGGAATCGTCGATGAACTGGCGTTAGCGGATGCCCTTCGATCCGGTCGTCTGGCAGGGGCGGGGATTGACGTGTTGACCGAAGAGCCTCCTGTGCAGGGCAATGTGTTACTGGATCAAAGTATCCCAAATTTAATTGTCACACCCCATTGTGCCTGGGCAAGCAAAGAAGCTCGACAACGCTTACTGGAAAAAACGGCGGACAACATAGCGGCGTTTATAGGATAG
- a CDS encoding flavin-containing monooxygenase, giving the protein MSALPKTTSTAQHHRVIIIGTGFAGLGMAIKLKEQGENDFIVIEKESGVGGTWRVNHYPGCACDVQSHLYSYSFEPNPNWTRMFAPQPEIRGYLEGCAQKYGINPHIRFDTAVQAMHWDEQNCRWNITDHNGNAYTADVVVSGMGGLSTPAYPTIKGLDTFKGKMFHSQQWEHDYSLAGKKVAVIGTGASAIQFVPQIQGQVKELKLFQRTPPWILPKPDREITKAEQLLFKRLPGTQRAMRAAIYTMLESRVAAFAINPKLMAFAKRWALNHIRSEIKDPELRKKVTPDYTVGCKRILISNDYYRALSQQNVDVITTGIQEVTENGVITSDGKLHEVDTIIFGTGFKATDPVPANMIFGRGGKDIIESWDQGPQAYKGTTVAGYPNFYILMGPNTGLGHSSMVYMIESQIEYVLGALSIMDKRKIAALDVKEAIQNDYNNQIDAKTQGTVWNVGSCNSWYIHPVSGKNTTLWPGYTWKFRQQTKNFDLKAYRVTQRNTASTVSAETAFESALASSANA; this is encoded by the coding sequence ATGTCGGCGTTACCAAAAACTACTTCTACAGCGCAGCATCACCGGGTCATTATTATCGGCACCGGCTTTGCTGGTCTGGGCATGGCGATCAAACTCAAGGAACAGGGCGAGAATGATTTTATCGTCATCGAGAAGGAATCTGGCGTAGGCGGCACATGGCGGGTAAATCACTATCCAGGCTGTGCCTGCGATGTACAATCCCACCTGTACTCATACTCTTTCGAACCCAACCCCAACTGGACCCGTATGTTCGCTCCACAGCCGGAAATCCGGGGTTACCTGGAAGGTTGCGCGCAAAAATATGGCATTAACCCACATATCCGGTTCGATACTGCGGTTCAGGCTATGCATTGGGATGAACAAAATTGCCGCTGGAACATTACCGACCACAACGGCAATGCCTATACCGCGGATGTCGTCGTCTCGGGCATGGGTGGCCTGTCAACGCCGGCGTACCCGACTATCAAAGGTCTGGATACGTTCAAGGGCAAAATGTTCCACTCCCAACAGTGGGAACACGACTATTCTCTGGCAGGCAAAAAAGTAGCGGTTATCGGAACGGGCGCATCCGCGATTCAATTTGTACCGCAAATTCAAGGCCAGGTGAAAGAGCTGAAACTGTTTCAGCGCACGCCACCCTGGATTCTGCCGAAGCCGGATCGAGAAATAACCAAAGCAGAACAGCTTTTATTCAAACGCCTGCCTGGTACCCAAAGGGCGATGCGCGCGGCCATCTATACCATGCTGGAAAGCCGGGTAGCGGCATTCGCCATTAACCCGAAACTGATGGCCTTTGCCAAGCGCTGGGCACTGAACCACATCCGCTCGGAAATAAAAGATCCTGAGCTGCGCAAAAAAGTGACGCCGGACTACACGGTAGGCTGTAAGCGTATTTTGATTTCCAACGATTACTACCGGGCACTGTCACAACAGAATGTGGATGTGATTACCACCGGGATTCAGGAAGTCACCGAAAATGGTGTGATCACCAGCGACGGTAAACTGCATGAGGTTGACACCATTATCTTCGGCACCGGCTTCAAGGCCACGGATCCCGTTCCGGCCAACATGATTTTTGGTCGCGGTGGTAAAGATATTATCGAATCCTGGGATCAAGGCCCTCAAGCGTACAAAGGGACAACCGTAGCGGGCTATCCTAACTTTTATATCCTGATGGGACCGAACACCGGTCTGGGCCACAGCTCAATGGTCTACATGATTGAATCCCAAATTGAATATGTGCTGGGCGCGCTGTCCATCATGGACAAACGCAAAATTGCGGCATTGGACGTCAAAGAAGCGATTCAGAACGATTACAACAACCAGATCGATGCCAAGACACAAGGCACTGTTTGGAATGTAGGTAGCTGTAACAGCTGGTATATTCATCCGGTAAGCGGTAAAAACACAACCTTGTGGCCAGGCTACACCTGGAAATTCAGACAACAAACCAAGAATTTCGACCTGAAGGCTTACCGCGTGACGCAACGCAATACAGCCAGTACGGTAAGTGCCGAAACGGCCTTTGAATCAGCTCTGGCAAGCAGTGCCAATGCGTAA
- a CDS encoding TetR family transcriptional regulator produces MAVVKSTRAPRVSGKNRLINAALKLSMQTRSIRALGLRELAREAGLNPNTFYRHFRDLDELGVSIIGTLVEQIRQPLRDLRREAAGSVLGDDYDPGAADPMKATLRAQQVNRETIRLVFEFALQNEAAFLMGVQELHGASPVLRRALRAVMADFADDMVQDIKDLKLMVPLDEKRMHQLSEIVIRNIFQLSLEYIEFPEQRRAICQQAEYMVLSLLSGAMILNRMGPDLFP; encoded by the coding sequence ATGGCTGTAGTCAAATCAACTCGTGCACCCCGTGTGTCGGGCAAAAATCGTTTAATTAATGCTGCGCTTAAGCTATCGATGCAAACCCGGAGTATTCGAGCTCTGGGGTTGAGAGAATTGGCCCGGGAGGCGGGGTTGAACCCGAATACGTTCTATCGCCATTTTCGGGATCTGGATGAACTGGGGGTTTCTATTATTGGCACCCTGGTCGAACAGATCCGTCAGCCGTTACGGGATTTACGTCGTGAGGCTGCAGGCAGTGTGCTGGGGGATGACTATGACCCGGGTGCCGCTGATCCGATGAAAGCGACCCTGAGGGCGCAGCAGGTCAATCGTGAAACGATTCGGCTGGTATTCGAATTTGCGCTGCAAAACGAAGCCGCCTTCCTGATGGGAGTGCAAGAGCTCCATGGAGCCTCACCGGTTCTGCGCAGAGCCCTGCGGGCGGTAATGGCGGATTTTGCTGACGACATGGTGCAGGATATTAAAGACCTGAAGTTGATGGTACCGCTGGATGAAAAACGGATGCATCAGCTTTCGGAAATCGTCATTCGTAATATCTTCCAGTTATCACTGGAGTATATTGAGTTTCCGGAACAGCGTCGGGCAATTTGTCAGCAAGCAGAATATATGGTGCTGTCATTATTGTCCGGGGCGATGATACTGAACCGTATGGGGCCGGACTTGTTCCCCTGA
- a CDS encoding acyltransferase family protein, whose product MNNRINYIDIAKGISIALVALHHSQLKSYFLEIIEPMSLFRMPLFFFLSGIFFSYVLLPKVFLLRKAEALLKPYFFVLIVLFLCSFLSGENALIWKLKGIFYGNGDTIRWSALWFLTHLFALYAFGYCLFYFFRFGCLSFRLQVAVLFCFLAVGSLFVEYFWYRSINIYDFSMELPGLPFSLDILLISSPYFILGYLLKDKVLNFRPNLPFLIFFIGLFLCLTSFSDAYIDLNKRIYVNPIVAPIGAFLGIYIVLSCAWFFSKVDWLKLIFIRLGTASLFILIFHHFIEYNLFTFLSVGVAGDNNLLIVSVLSYLLSISIPLLIKKIVEGNELLSLAFFPFKSKRVFKRTFPIRSQAN is encoded by the coding sequence ATGAATAATAGAATTAACTATATTGATATCGCAAAAGGAATTTCGATTGCTTTGGTTGCTTTGCATCATAGCCAGCTAAAATCATACTTTCTCGAAATAATTGAGCCGATGTCACTTTTTAGAATGCCTCTCTTTTTCTTTTTAAGCGGCATTTTTTTTTCCTATGTTTTGTTACCTAAAGTATTTTTGTTGCGAAAAGCTGAAGCACTTTTAAAACCATACTTCTTTGTGCTCATAGTACTCTTTCTTTGCAGTTTTTTATCGGGAGAAAATGCACTGATATGGAAGTTGAAAGGGATTTTCTACGGCAATGGGGATACGATCAGATGGAGTGCACTGTGGTTTTTAACACACCTGTTTGCTTTGTATGCGTTTGGTTATTGTCTGTTTTACTTTTTTCGTTTTGGTTGTTTGAGCTTTAGGCTGCAAGTGGCTGTTCTCTTTTGCTTCCTTGCAGTTGGTTCATTGTTTGTGGAGTATTTTTGGTATAGATCCATTAATATTTACGATTTTTCCATGGAGCTGCCAGGGCTTCCGTTCTCTCTAGACATTCTCTTAATTTCATCGCCTTATTTTATCCTGGGTTATCTGCTGAAAGATAAAGTATTGAATTTTAGGCCTAACCTGCCTTTTCTTATTTTTTTTATAGGCTTATTTCTCTGCCTGACTTCTTTTAGTGATGCATATATTGATTTGAACAAAAGAATTTACGTAAATCCTATTGTCGCACCCATTGGAGCATTTTTAGGCATATATATCGTTTTATCCTGTGCCTGGTTTTTTTCTAAAGTTGATTGGTTAAAATTGATTTTTATTCGGTTGGGTACTGCGAGTCTTTTTATTCTTATTTTCCATCACTTTATTGAATATAACCTATTCACTTTCTTATCCGTTGGCGTAGCAGGCGACAACAATCTGCTGATAGTTTCGGTTTTGTCTTATTTGCTAAGTATTTCCATTCCATTACTTATCAAAAAAATTGTGGAAGGAAATGAGTTATTGTCGCTTGCGTTCTTTCCGTTTAAATCAAAACGGGTATTCAAGCGAACTTTCCCCATACGCAGTCAAGCAAACTAG
- a CDS encoding secondary thiamine-phosphate synthase enzyme YjbQ → MWVQREVKLRPYPRGFHLVTEEIIRQFPEINRVNVGVFHVFIKHTSASLTINENADPTVRQDFEQFFNRCIPENEPYYIHTYEGPDDLPAHLKSSVLGSNLTIPVTNGHLNMGTWQGIYLCEHRNRASGRSLVLTLMGDS, encoded by the coding sequence ATGTGGGTGCAACGGGAAGTAAAACTTCGTCCCTATCCTCGGGGATTCCATCTGGTCACTGAAGAGATCATTCGACAATTTCCTGAAATAAACCGGGTTAATGTGGGTGTATTCCATGTCTTCATAAAACATACCTCAGCCTCACTGACTATCAATGAAAACGCCGACCCCACAGTGCGTCAGGATTTCGAGCAGTTCTTCAATCGCTGTATCCCGGAAAATGAGCCCTACTACATTCATACCTATGAGGGACCCGATGACCTCCCTGCACACCTGAAAAGCAGTGTATTGGGATCGAATCTCACGATCCCTGTAACCAATGGCCACCTGAATATGGGAACCTGGCAGGGCATCTATCTCTGCGAACACCGCAATCGGGCCTCCGGACGGTCACTGGTGCTCACACTGATGGGAGATTCTTAG
- a CDS encoding GGDEF domain-containing protein has product MLAKKITMRNPLEWEDSSKACLLLFATLLAHLQYLGWAYYLLSLPQRDELINTEFALSQLPYFHGIVVLSTILFVISIVGSLKRSESVLWQHLGTQYYGISLCYFSFVIGTLTMPTGAVLAAAPVVGLILFDRAAVFGALASSTLLILVISYGSALQWWEYAPVIKNFVSESGHLSMFWLTSMLLFTVPHFLMLTIMAAYVLRRWRMREEEVRYLSLTDPLTSVSNRRSAMSHLERELERSRRKGPSLSVVMVDLDHFKRVNDTWGHGIGDEVLVKAAKTLRETVRQNDMVGRLGGEEFLLILPGTDQKGAEFLAERCRQHIAKLEVDTGQREILKVTASMGIYCNEHNRLLESDMLLEYADQALYHAKESGRNRVVIWHEGCA; this is encoded by the coding sequence ATGCTCGCAAAAAAAATAACAATGCGTAACCCTCTCGAATGGGAGGATTCCTCCAAAGCTTGCCTGTTGCTCTTTGCAACCCTGCTGGCTCACCTGCAGTATCTGGGGTGGGCTTATTATCTACTTTCTCTCCCGCAACGGGATGAGTTGATCAATACTGAATTCGCTTTGTCTCAACTGCCATATTTTCACGGTATCGTTGTGTTGTCGACGATACTCTTTGTGATCAGTATTGTCGGTAGTTTGAAGCGCAGCGAGAGCGTCTTATGGCAGCATTTAGGGACGCAATACTATGGTATTTCCCTCTGCTATTTCAGTTTTGTAATCGGTACCCTTACGATGCCGACGGGGGCTGTTTTAGCTGCAGCGCCCGTTGTCGGGTTGATACTATTTGACCGTGCTGCGGTCTTTGGTGCCCTGGCATCCAGTACCTTGCTAATCCTGGTCATCTCCTACGGGTCGGCATTGCAATGGTGGGAGTATGCGCCAGTGATCAAGAACTTTGTTTCCGAGAGTGGCCATTTGTCGATGTTTTGGCTTACCTCGATGCTGCTGTTCACGGTACCGCATTTTTTGATGTTGACCATCATGGCTGCTTATGTCTTGCGTCGTTGGCGCATGCGGGAGGAAGAGGTACGCTATTTGAGTTTGACCGATCCGTTGACCTCCGTATCCAATCGCCGCAGCGCCATGTCGCATCTCGAGCGGGAGTTAGAGCGGAGTCGTCGCAAAGGGCCTTCCTTGTCGGTTGTTATGGTGGATCTGGATCATTTCAAGAGAGTGAATGATACCTGGGGTCATGGCATTGGGGATGAGGTGTTGGTCAAGGCAGCAAAAACATTGCGGGAAACTGTTCGTCAGAATGATATGGTGGGCCGTTTGGGCGGAGAAGAATTTTTACTGATCCTGCCAGGCACGGATCAAAAGGGTGCCGAGTTTCTGGCTGAGCGTTGTCGCCAGCATATCGCCAAGCTGGAAGTGGACACCGGTCAGCGCGAAATCCTGAAAGTTACCGCCAGTATGGGAATTTATTGTAATGAGCATAACCGACTACTGGAGTCGGATATGCTGCTTGAATACGCTGACCAGGCACTTTATCACGCGAAGGAAAGTGGTCGAAACCGCGTGGTTATCTGGCATGAAGGATGCGCATAG
- a CDS encoding alkaline phosphatase, translating into MNKKLLATALAAAMTLGVTGCGDDDDDNSSTPNTPQRDMSAANSWIEAGEKAVAEAAKRTVNNNRGAAKNIILFVGDGMGVSTVTAARILDGQLKGGTGEENLLSFDRFPYTGLSKTYNTNQQTPDSAGTMTAMMSGVKTKAGVIGVAEGVVRADCESTKGLELMTAIELAEMAGKATGVVSTARITHATPAATYAKSPERNWEDVSDMPPEAVAAGCKDIAAQLVEFSYGDGIDVMMGGGRRHFIPKDAAFDTGDGGSPEGDRTDGRNLPQEWVDATGGTYVVDQAGFDAVNAEQTNKLFGLFNESHMRYEADRANDILGEPSLSEMTEKAINILNNDSDGFFLMVESGRIDHGHHAGSAYNALTDTIEFANAVQKAKDLTNDEDTLIIVTADHSHVFTIAGYPTRGNPILGKVVTNDSNGLAKSEPALAGDDLPYTTLGYTNGLGYADLGAETDGDVRYNSAADAGRKDLTTIDTQSPGYHQEALVPMGSETHAGEDVGIYATGPGAHLLTGTVEQNLIYHVMNYAGNLENK; encoded by the coding sequence ATGAATAAAAAGCTCCTGGCGACTGCGTTAGCAGCGGCGATGACATTGGGCGTGACCGGATGTGGTGATGACGATGATGATAACTCCAGTACTCCGAATACCCCTCAGCGTGATATGAGTGCAGCCAATAGCTGGATTGAAGCGGGTGAAAAAGCGGTAGCAGAGGCTGCAAAACGCACGGTAAACAACAATCGTGGTGCGGCGAAAAACATCATTCTGTTCGTGGGTGATGGTATGGGTGTTTCGACTGTGACCGCAGCACGTATTCTGGACGGTCAGCTGAAAGGTGGCACCGGGGAAGAGAACTTGCTGAGTTTTGATCGGTTCCCGTATACCGGTTTGTCCAAAACCTATAACACTAATCAACAGACTCCCGATTCTGCCGGTACCATGACCGCGATGATGTCTGGTGTAAAAACCAAAGCAGGTGTAATTGGTGTTGCCGAAGGTGTGGTTCGAGCGGATTGTGAATCGACCAAAGGTTTGGAATTGATGACGGCGATAGAGCTTGCGGAAATGGCAGGCAAGGCAACCGGTGTTGTGAGTACTGCACGTATCACGCACGCAACACCCGCAGCAACTTATGCAAAATCGCCCGAGCGAAACTGGGAAGACGTGTCGGATATGCCCCCGGAGGCGGTAGCAGCAGGTTGTAAAGACATCGCGGCACAGCTGGTTGAGTTTTCCTATGGCGATGGTATCGATGTCATGATGGGTGGTGGACGTCGTCACTTCATCCCAAAAGATGCTGCTTTCGATACGGGTGATGGTGGTTCACCTGAAGGTGATCGTACTGATGGCCGTAACCTCCCTCAAGAGTGGGTTGATGCAACCGGTGGAACTTACGTTGTCGATCAAGCAGGTTTTGATGCGGTGAACGCTGAGCAAACCAATAAATTATTCGGATTGTTCAATGAGTCTCACATGCGTTACGAAGCGGACCGCGCAAACGATATTCTGGGTGAGCCATCATTGTCTGAAATGACTGAAAAAGCGATTAATATCCTTAACAATGATTCTGACGGCTTCTTCTTGATGGTCGAGTCCGGCCGTATAGACCACGGGCATCACGCCGGTAGTGCATATAACGCGTTGACAGATACTATCGAATTTGCAAATGCGGTACAGAAAGCGAAAGATCTGACCAATGATGAAGATACGCTGATCATTGTTACTGCAGATCACAGCCACGTTTTCACCATTGCTGGGTATCCAACGCGAGGCAACCCGATTTTGGGTAAAGTTGTGACGAACGACTCAAACGGGTTGGCAAAATCTGAGCCTGCACTGGCGGGTGATGATTTGCCCTACACGACATTGGGATACACCAATGGTCTGGGTTACGCAGACCTGGGTGCTGAAACAGATGGCGATGTTCGTTACAACTCGGCTGCAGATGCGGGGCGTAAGGATCTGACCACTATCGATACCCAATCTCCTGGATATCACCAGGAAGCGTTGGTACCAATGGGCTCTGAAACCCATGCGGGTGAAGATGTGGGTATTTATGCGACAGGTCCCGGAGCACATTTGTTAACGGGTACCGTTGAGCAAAACCTGATTTACCATGTAATGAATTATGCTGGAAATCTGGAAAACAAGTAA